A stretch of Bombina bombina isolate aBomBom1 chromosome 2, aBomBom1.pri, whole genome shotgun sequence DNA encodes these proteins:
- the LOC128647405 gene encoding uncharacterized protein LOC128647405: MKLCKEKRSARGTGGGPGYTADLMEYEKKVLNLMGPEVVEGIEVQGDTDDYAGSPPTQSDAHALTEIAACSSVLQEVEENHNEQNIEGEETLLLFEDDSENVEYVLNLQPIQETSPVHSSSTNVEVPEEEIGDVHEDIQQEAQAPTEEAISVNLVNILQLATNFQNEQRAFFQQMSDLQSERLEIDRQSLLARQETNRLLALLVNILQTRIENH; this comes from the exons atgaaattatgcaaagaaaaacgttCAGCAAGAGGTACAGGAGGTGGTCCAGGATATACTGCTGATCTAATGGAGTATGAGAAGAAAGTTCTTAATTTGATGGGGCCTGAGGTTGTGGAGGGAATTGAAGTGCAAGGAGACACAGACGATTATGcag GATCCCCACCTACACAATCAGATGCTCATGCATTAACAGAGATTGCCGCTTGCAGCAGCGTCCTGCAAGAAGTTG aagagAATCATAATGAACAGAATATTGAAGGAGAGGAAACTTTGCTCCTTTTTGAAG ATGATTCAGAAAATGTTGAATACGTTCTGAATTTACAACCAATACAGGAGACATCTCCTGTACATTCCTCAAGTACAAATGTAGAAGTACCAGAAGAAGAAATTGGAGATGTACACGAAGATATCCAACAAGAAGCACAAGCACCAACTGAAGAGGCAATATCAGTAAATTTGGTTAACATTCTGCAATTAGCCACAAATTTTCAGAATGAACAAAGGGCTTTTTTTCAACAGATGAGTGACCTGCAAAGTGAACGCTTGGAAATTGACAGGCAGAGTTTACTTGCACGTCAAGAGACAAATAGGTTGCTTGCATTACTAGTGAATATTTTACAAACAAGAATTGagaatcattga